One Marinimicrobium koreense DNA segment encodes these proteins:
- a CDS encoding methyl-accepting chemotaxis protein produces the protein MFLRALNIGPRLAAGFGAVLLLLIGLGLFALYEMARMDEISTEINEDWLPGVRAVGDLGTSMMRYRVFTLRAAADEDPVMVEQNIERMEAVKADVRTNQERYEQVINTPEEQAVYDRFVEAQSEYFENADILVDYVQQGDFSSAMGIVTIALGAPADRMAEALLELSDINQEGSRLADERGAAVFAEAKMAVIVAIAVAVLLGIGLAVFLARSIVQPLAQALDNAETIAAGDLSQSINVRGNDEPARLLNSLAVMRENLRSAISQISNSSTQLASATEELSSVAEDSSRSLQEQTDEIQQAASAVTEMTAAVEEVARNATETSESSGESASATKDGLAKVRETRKSIQFMTEEIDKTSESVNGLAEQANDIGKVMDVILAIAEQTNLLALNAAIEAARAGEAGRGFAVVADEVRALAHRTQTSTKEIETIINNIQSGTKDAVSSMELSSTRATETLAVAKAAGEALERIAEGIDDINERNQVIASASEEQASVAREVDRNLVKISDIATQSAAGANQTSASAEELSKLAVELNTLVSRFQL, from the coding sequence ATGTTTTTACGCGCGTTAAATATCGGCCCTCGTCTGGCCGCAGGTTTTGGGGCGGTGCTTCTGCTGTTGATTGGCCTCGGGCTCTTCGCTTTGTATGAAATGGCCCGGATGGACGAGATCTCCACGGAGATCAATGAGGACTGGTTGCCCGGTGTGCGTGCGGTGGGCGATCTGGGGACCAGCATGATGCGTTACCGGGTGTTCACCTTGCGGGCCGCCGCCGACGAAGATCCGGTGATGGTTGAGCAGAATATCGAGCGTATGGAAGCCGTTAAGGCGGATGTCCGAACCAATCAGGAGCGCTACGAACAGGTGATCAATACGCCGGAGGAGCAGGCGGTTTATGACCGGTTTGTTGAGGCTCAGTCCGAATACTTCGAGAATGCCGACATTCTCGTTGATTATGTGCAGCAGGGGGACTTCTCCTCGGCGATGGGGATCGTCACCATCGCGCTCGGCGCGCCGGCGGATCGAATGGCTGAGGCGTTGCTGGAGTTGTCGGATATCAATCAGGAGGGCTCTCGCCTGGCGGATGAACGAGGTGCCGCGGTATTTGCCGAAGCGAAAATGGCGGTGATTGTGGCCATTGCGGTGGCGGTGCTGCTTGGTATCGGGCTGGCGGTATTCCTCGCCCGCAGTATCGTCCAGCCGTTGGCCCAGGCTCTGGATAATGCCGAGACGATCGCGGCCGGCGATCTCAGTCAATCGATCAACGTCAGGGGCAACGACGAACCGGCCCGCCTGCTCAATTCGCTGGCGGTCATGCGGGAGAACCTGCGCAGTGCCATCAGCCAGATCTCCAACTCCTCCACCCAATTGGCTTCAGCAACTGAGGAGTTGAGTTCGGTGGCAGAAGACTCCTCGCGCAGCCTGCAGGAGCAGACCGACGAGATTCAGCAGGCGGCCAGTGCGGTTACCGAAATGACCGCGGCGGTAGAAGAAGTGGCTCGCAATGCCACGGAAACGTCGGAGTCGTCCGGTGAATCCGCCAGCGCCACCAAAGATGGGCTGGCCAAAGTGCGCGAGACCCGAAAATCCATCCAGTTTATGACCGAAGAAATCGACAAGACCTCGGAGTCGGTCAATGGCTTGGCCGAACAGGCCAATGACATCGGTAAAGTAATGGATGTGATTCTGGCCATCGCTGAGCAGACCAACCTGCTGGCCCTGAATGCGGCGATTGAAGCGGCCCGGGCCGGGGAAGCCGGTCGCGGTTTTGCTGTGGTGGCGGACGAAGTACGCGCTCTGGCGCACCGAACTCAGACTTCCACCAAGGAAATCGAGACCATCATCAACAACATTCAGAGCGGTACCAAGGATGCGGTGTCTTCCATGGAACTGAGCAGCACCCGCGCCACGGAGACCCTGGCGGTGGCCAAGGCCGCCGGCGAGGCGCTGGAGCGAATTGCCGAGGGCATCGACGATATCAACGAGCGCAACCAGGTCATTGCCAGCGCCTCGGAAGAGCAGGCCAGCGTGGCGCGGGAAGTGGACCGCAATCTGGTCAAGATCAGCGACATCGCCACCCAGTCGGCGGCGGGCGCGAATCAGACCAGTGCGTCGGCCGAAGAGCTTTCCAAACTGGCGGTGGAGCTCAATACGCTGGTCAGCCGGTTCCAGCTGTAA
- a CDS encoding Gfo/Idh/MocA family protein, protein MNKIRWGVLSTANIGRKKVIPAIQASERGEVVAVGSRSEDSARAFADELGIPVAHGSYEALLADPNIDAIYNPLPNHLHVPLSIQALEAGKHVLCEKPISLDVKDLQALKAAAKAHPKQKLMEAFMYRFHPQWQHVREWLERGDLGQVRTYTAFFAYNNRDDENIRNLPDIGGGGLMDIGCYGISSARHVYGAEPVRVVGSVQPLAGYEVDCLTSAIMEFPDGTATFTVTTKTEATQWAEIHGEKGMIRLEKPFNPEPGDENRVTLVISGEKQTFSFPEPNQYQLMVDAFSQSIQEDTPAPTPLWDAEANMRIIDALFTSSDESRWVNLD, encoded by the coding sequence ATGAACAAGATTCGCTGGGGGGTGCTCAGCACCGCCAATATTGGTCGCAAGAAAGTCATTCCCGCCATTCAGGCCTCCGAGCGAGGTGAAGTGGTCGCCGTGGGCTCGCGCTCCGAAGACAGTGCCCGCGCCTTTGCCGACGAGCTAGGCATTCCCGTGGCCCACGGCAGCTACGAAGCCCTGCTGGCGGACCCAAATATCGACGCCATCTACAACCCCCTGCCCAACCACTTGCATGTGCCGCTGTCGATTCAGGCGCTGGAAGCGGGCAAGCACGTACTGTGTGAAAAGCCCATCAGCCTGGACGTCAAAGACCTGCAGGCGCTCAAGGCCGCGGCCAAGGCCCACCCCAAGCAGAAGCTGATGGAAGCCTTCATGTACCGCTTCCACCCCCAGTGGCAGCATGTGCGCGAATGGCTGGAGCGCGGGGACCTGGGGCAAGTAAGGACTTACACCGCCTTCTTTGCCTACAATAACCGGGACGATGAGAACATCCGCAACCTGCCGGACATCGGTGGTGGCGGGCTGATGGACATTGGCTGCTACGGCATCTCCTCCGCCCGGCATGTCTACGGCGCAGAGCCGGTGCGTGTGGTCGGCAGCGTGCAGCCACTGGCTGGCTACGAGGTGGACTGCCTGACCTCGGCCATCATGGAGTTCCCCGACGGCACCGCCACCTTTACCGTCACCACCAAAACCGAGGCTACGCAGTGGGCGGAAATCCACGGTGAGAAAGGCATGATCCGCCTGGAGAAGCCGTTCAACCCCGAACCCGGCGATGAGAACCGGGTTACCCTGGTTATCAGTGGGGAAAAGCAGACCTTCAGCTTTCCAGAACCCAATCAGTACCAGCTGATGGTGGACGCCTTCAGCCAGAGCATCCAGGAGGACACGCCGGCCCCTACCCCGCTGTGGGATGCGGAAGCCAATATGCGCATTATTGATGCGCTTTTCACCAGCTCGGACGAAAGCCGCTGGGTCAATCTGGACTGA
- a CDS encoding NAD(P)/FAD-dependent oxidoreductase yields MEKIVVVGGGAGGLELATRLGRKLGRKKKAHITLVDRNTTHLWKPLLHEIAVGTMDEGNDAVSYRAQAYAKGFHFRIGTLTDIDREQRQVVLAPVLDEEGVEYIPATRIDYDYLVMALGSVSNDFGTHGVKEHCIFLDSAKQAHRFRNKLLNRFLRIQRVPDEPDEVRIAIVGAGATGVELSAELHHAVKEFHHYGFDAITNEHLHVTLLEAGERILPALPERISTAATRELTNIGVKVRTQTMVTSAEHNGLHTKDGDFIEADLMVWAAGIKVPEFMANIGGLETNRINQLTVNPHLQATRDERIFAIGDCAEFIQEDGKRVPPRAQSAHQMADTCYDNLLACLHNKPLKTYHYKDHGSLISLANYSTVGSLMGNLTRGSLFIEGRMARVVYISLYRMHQVAVHGLIKTGLLMLAGKINRWLRPRLKLH; encoded by the coding sequence ATGGAGAAAATTGTTGTGGTCGGCGGTGGCGCCGGCGGATTGGAACTCGCCACCAGGCTCGGTCGCAAGCTGGGCCGAAAGAAGAAAGCCCATATTACCCTGGTGGACCGCAACACCACCCATCTATGGAAACCGCTGCTGCATGAAATAGCGGTGGGCACCATGGATGAGGGCAACGATGCGGTCAGCTACCGCGCCCAGGCGTACGCCAAAGGCTTTCACTTTCGCATCGGCACCCTGACCGACATCGATCGCGAGCAGCGCCAGGTTGTGCTGGCGCCGGTTCTGGACGAGGAAGGTGTGGAGTACATTCCCGCCACCCGCATTGATTACGATTACCTGGTGATGGCTCTGGGGTCGGTGTCCAATGATTTCGGCACTCACGGTGTGAAAGAGCACTGCATCTTTCTCGACAGCGCCAAGCAGGCGCACCGGTTTCGCAACAAGTTGCTCAACCGGTTCTTGCGAATTCAGCGCGTTCCCGACGAACCGGATGAAGTACGCATTGCCATTGTGGGCGCCGGCGCAACCGGCGTGGAGCTCTCCGCGGAGCTGCATCATGCCGTCAAAGAGTTTCACCACTATGGCTTTGATGCCATCACCAATGAGCACCTGCACGTGACGCTGCTGGAGGCCGGCGAACGGATCCTGCCCGCGCTGCCCGAACGCATTTCCACCGCGGCCACCCGCGAGCTGACCAACATCGGGGTCAAGGTGCGCACTCAGACGATGGTCACCTCAGCCGAGCATAACGGCCTGCACACCAAAGACGGTGATTTCATTGAAGCGGACCTGATGGTCTGGGCCGCCGGCATCAAGGTACCGGAGTTTATGGCCAACATCGGCGGTCTGGAAACCAACCGGATCAATCAGTTGACCGTCAATCCGCATTTGCAGGCCACGCGGGACGAACGGATTTTCGCCATTGGTGATTGCGCCGAGTTCATTCAGGAAGATGGCAAGCGAGTGCCGCCACGAGCGCAGTCGGCCCATCAGATGGCGGATACCTGCTACGACAACCTGCTCGCCTGTCTGCACAACAAGCCGCTGAAAACCTACCACTACAAAGACCACGGCTCGCTGATTTCTCTGGCGAACTACTCGACCGTAGGCAGCCTGATGGGCAACCTCACTCGGGGCAGTCTGTTTATTGAGGGTCGTATGGCGCGGGTGGTGTATATCTCGCTGTACCGGATGCATCAGGTGGCGGTGCACGGTTTGATCAAGACCGGTTTGCTGATGCTGGCGGGTAAAATCAACCGGTGGTTACGACCGAGGTTGAAGTTGCATTGA
- the arsJ gene encoding organoarsenical effux MFS transporter ArsJ gives MLAHLSSAIRQYLLITANYWAFTLTDGALRMLVVLHFHQLGYSPLAIAMLFLFYEIFGVITNLVGGWLGARLGLNRTMNLGLVLQVVALSMLLVPAAMLAVPWVMAAQALSGVAKDLNKMSAKSSIKLLVPDGQGGALYKWIAVLTGSKNALKGAGFFLGGALLMVMGFAGAVGAMAAALFVVWIISLIFLKKDLGRAKSKPKFSEVFSKSRAVNVLSAARLFLFGARDVWFVVALPVFLASQFDWDHWQVGGFLALWVIGYGAVQSVAPKITGRSGRGLPDGRTAFGWAAVLTVIPVLIALALWQGIAPGVSLVVGLLIFGVLFAVNSSLHSYLIVSYAKEDGVSLDVGFYYMANAMGRLVGTVLSGWVYQVAGLIACLWISATFLALAAIIALWLPRRLVDESA, from the coding sequence ATGCTGGCACACCTGTCCTCGGCCATTCGTCAGTACTTGCTGATTACCGCCAATTATTGGGCCTTCACCCTGACCGATGGCGCCCTGCGAATGTTGGTGGTACTGCATTTTCACCAGCTCGGTTACAGCCCTCTGGCCATCGCCATGCTGTTCCTGTTCTATGAGATTTTCGGGGTGATCACCAATCTCGTGGGCGGCTGGCTCGGTGCCCGCCTGGGCCTGAACCGGACCATGAATCTGGGGCTGGTGTTGCAGGTCGTTGCGCTGTCCATGCTGTTGGTGCCGGCCGCCATGCTTGCTGTGCCCTGGGTGATGGCGGCGCAGGCGCTTTCGGGTGTGGCCAAAGACCTGAATAAAATGAGCGCCAAGAGCTCCATCAAATTGCTGGTGCCGGACGGGCAGGGTGGCGCCCTCTATAAATGGATCGCAGTGCTGACCGGCTCAAAAAATGCGCTGAAAGGTGCGGGCTTCTTTTTGGGTGGCGCGCTGTTGATGGTCATGGGGTTTGCCGGCGCCGTCGGCGCCATGGCCGCCGCGCTTTTTGTGGTCTGGATCATCAGCCTGATTTTTCTGAAGAAGGATCTGGGCCGGGCCAAGAGCAAGCCCAAGTTCTCCGAAGTGTTTTCCAAAAGCCGCGCGGTCAATGTGCTGTCCGCCGCCCGCCTGTTTTTATTTGGCGCCCGGGATGTCTGGTTCGTGGTGGCGTTGCCGGTGTTTCTGGCCAGCCAGTTCGACTGGGACCACTGGCAGGTGGGGGGCTTTCTGGCGCTTTGGGTGATTGGCTATGGCGCGGTGCAGTCCGTCGCTCCGAAAATCACGGGGCGCTCCGGGCGGGGTTTGCCGGATGGACGTACCGCATTTGGTTGGGCGGCGGTTCTGACGGTCATTCCGGTGTTGATTGCGCTGGCGTTGTGGCAGGGTATTGCGCCAGGTGTGAGTCTGGTGGTGGGGTTGCTGATTTTTGGTGTGCTGTTTGCGGTGAACTCTTCCCTGCACAGTTATCTGATTGTCAGCTATGCCAAGGAGGACGGGGTCTCGTTGGATGTCGGTTTTTACTATATGGCCAATGCGATGGGTCGTCTCGTGGGCACGGTGCTCTCCGGTTGGGTGTATCAGGTCGCGGGGCTGATTGCCTGCCTGTGGATCTCGGCCACCTTTTTGGCTCTTGCGGCGATAATTGCCCTCTGGTTGCCGCGTAGGTTGGTCGATGAGAGTGCGTAG
- a CDS encoding ArsJ-associated glyceraldehyde-3-phosphate dehydrogenase, with product MTIKIGINGFGRMGRLALRAGWDWPEVEFVQINDPAGDAEILAHLLNFDSVHGRWTHEARVDGQAIAIGEQRVAVTHNRAIGDTEWSGCDVVIEASGKMRDRELLQAYLDQGVKRVVVTAPVKADDILNVVMGVNDDQYDADRHRIVTAASCTTNCLAPVVKVIHRALGIKHGSMTTLHDITNTQSILDQPHKDLRRARASSMSLIPTTTGSAKAITEIFPELKGRLNGHAVRVPLANASLTDCVFEVEKATDAAQVNQLLKRAAEEEMPGILGYEERPLVSVDYKTDPRSSIIDALSTLVIDGTQVKIYAWYDNEWGYANRTAELARKVGQSDQAS from the coding sequence ATGACGATTAAAATTGGCATTAATGGCTTTGGCCGTATGGGGCGCCTGGCGTTGCGGGCCGGTTGGGACTGGCCGGAGGTCGAGTTTGTCCAGATTAACGACCCGGCAGGAGACGCGGAAATACTGGCACACCTGTTGAACTTTGATTCGGTACACGGTCGCTGGACTCACGAAGCGCGGGTGGACGGACAAGCCATTGCCATTGGTGAGCAGCGGGTGGCAGTCACTCATAACCGGGCCATTGGCGACACTGAATGGTCCGGTTGCGATGTGGTCATTGAAGCCTCGGGCAAAATGCGGGATCGGGAGCTGCTCCAGGCCTATCTGGATCAGGGGGTGAAGCGCGTGGTGGTCACCGCGCCGGTGAAAGCCGATGACATCCTCAATGTGGTGATGGGCGTGAATGACGATCAGTACGACGCGGACCGCCATCGCATTGTCACTGCGGCGTCCTGTACCACCAACTGTCTGGCACCGGTGGTCAAAGTGATTCATCGGGCGCTGGGCATCAAGCACGGCTCCATGACCACGCTGCACGATATCACCAACACCCAGAGCATTCTCGATCAGCCTCACAAGGATCTTCGTCGTGCCCGGGCCAGCAGCATGAGCCTGATTCCCACCACCACCGGATCGGCCAAGGCGATTACGGAGATTTTCCCGGAACTGAAAGGGCGGCTCAATGGCCACGCCGTGCGCGTTCCCCTGGCCAATGCGTCGCTGACCGACTGTGTTTTTGAGGTGGAAAAGGCCACCGATGCAGCTCAGGTCAATCAGCTGCTGAAGCGTGCGGCCGAGGAGGAAATGCCGGGCATTCTGGGCTATGAGGAGCGACCGCTGGTGTCGGTGGACTACAAAACCGACCCGCGCTCCAGCATCATCGATGCCCTGTCGACACTGGTAATCGACGGCACCCAGGTAAAAATCTATGCGTGGTACGACAACGAATGGGGCTATGCCAACCGTACGGCGGAACTGGCGCGTAAGGTTGGCCAGAGCGACCAGGCGAGTTAA
- the arsB gene encoding ACR3 family arsenite efflux transporter, with translation MGLFERYLSVWVALAIGVGVALGLVFPAAFQMLSGWQYAQVNLVVAVFIWLMIYPMMVQVDLTSIKDVGKRPRGLFLTLVVNWLIKPFTMAALGWLFFRVFFAGWVDPQTATEYIAGMILLGVAPCTAMVFVWSQLTKGDPNYTLVQVSINDLVLVFAFAPLAAFLLGMTDITVPWQTLVLSVVLYVVLPLIAGAVTRRWLLARGGEPALNEFLHRVKPASILGLLATVVLLFGLQAPEIIDNPLAIVLIAIPLLIQSYGIFMLAYWMAHRLRLPHDVAAPACMIGTSNFFELAVAVAISLFGMQSGAALATVVGVLVEVPVMLSLVAFANRTRHWFKV, from the coding sequence GTGGGATTGTTTGAGCGGTATTTATCGGTTTGGGTTGCTCTGGCCATCGGGGTCGGCGTTGCGCTGGGTCTGGTGTTCCCGGCAGCGTTCCAAATGCTGTCCGGTTGGCAGTATGCCCAGGTCAACCTGGTCGTGGCGGTTTTCATCTGGTTGATGATCTACCCGATGATGGTGCAGGTGGACTTAACCTCCATCAAAGATGTGGGTAAGCGCCCCCGGGGCCTGTTTCTGACCCTGGTGGTCAACTGGTTGATCAAACCCTTTACCATGGCGGCGCTGGGCTGGTTATTTTTTCGCGTGTTTTTTGCCGGTTGGGTTGACCCGCAGACCGCCACGGAATACATCGCGGGGATGATCCTGCTGGGGGTGGCGCCATGCACCGCCATGGTGTTTGTCTGGAGTCAGCTGACCAAGGGTGATCCCAACTACACGCTGGTGCAGGTCTCCATCAACGATCTGGTACTGGTGTTTGCGTTTGCGCCGCTGGCCGCGTTTTTGCTGGGCATGACCGATATCACTGTGCCCTGGCAGACACTGGTATTGTCTGTTGTTCTTTACGTGGTGCTGCCGTTGATCGCCGGTGCGGTCACTCGTCGTTGGCTATTGGCCCGCGGCGGCGAGCCAGCTCTCAATGAATTTCTGCACAGGGTCAAACCGGCGTCCATTCTCGGGCTGCTGGCGACAGTGGTCCTGCTGTTCGGTCTGCAGGCGCCGGAAATCATCGATAACCCTCTGGCGATTGTTCTGATTGCCATACCGTTACTGATTCAGTCGTACGGCATTTTCATGTTGGCCTATTGGATGGCGCACAGGCTGCGCTTGCCCCACGATGTGGCCGCCCCGGCCTGCATGATCGGGACCTCGAACTTTTTTGAGTTGGCGGTGGCCGTGGCCATCTCCCTGTTTGGAATGCAATCCGGTGCGGCATTGGCCACCGTCGTCGGTGTTCTGGTGGAGGTGCCGGTCATGTTGTCTCTGGTGGCATTTGCGAATCGGACCCGTCACTGGTTCAAGGTTTGA
- a CDS encoding ArsR/SmtB family transcription factor: MFRHMEIKDAIPSFAALSQETRLAAYRLLVRHEPEGLAAGEIARQLGVPHNTMSTHLATLARAGWVVSERHSRSIIYRANIQHMNDVIQFLVRDCCAGHPEVCVPTAVRPNGTC; this comes from the coding sequence ATGTTTCGACATATGGAAATTAAAGACGCTATTCCGAGCTTTGCCGCCCTTTCTCAGGAAACCCGTCTGGCGGCTTATCGTCTGCTGGTCCGCCACGAACCCGAGGGACTGGCCGCTGGTGAGATCGCCCGTCAGTTGGGGGTACCTCACAACACCATGTCCACACACCTTGCCACATTGGCCCGGGCGGGCTGGGTTGTTTCTGAGCGACATAGCCGGTCCATTATCTATCGCGCCAATATCCAGCATATGAACGACGTCATTCAGTTCCTGGTCCGGGATTGCTGCGCGGGTCACCCGGAAGTCTGTGTGCCGACAGCCGTTAGACCAAATGGGACTTGCTGA
- a CDS encoding energy transducer TonB, whose product MKKVVVSALVALGLGSVGSVAAEQYQPAGFGEDTLRYLEAAVAPPALTANTPVASVYCQADVGTDGLTRNVSCYERDGFADLRDQVEEAMATRSFSAATVDGEPVPVRMVFRVVYADLEGQPPVMLLPNLGHMQGDFGYQYSAPQERLDDRNWYSLYRKNDWSQGQPFFSDEGELTRVLAWVNDSGRVISVRSLESHSEHRRDARAVEKALEASRFLPGMVSGKPEKMRYVAVLHYPN is encoded by the coding sequence ATGAAAAAAGTCGTAGTCAGCGCCCTGGTCGCGCTGGGCCTGGGTTCAGTGGGCAGTGTCGCGGCCGAACAATATCAGCCTGCGGGCTTTGGTGAAGATACACTCCGCTACCTGGAGGCCGCTGTGGCGCCTCCAGCCTTGACCGCCAATACGCCGGTGGCCTCCGTCTACTGCCAGGCGGATGTGGGTACCGATGGTCTGACCCGCAATGTGTCCTGCTATGAGCGTGACGGTTTTGCCGACCTGCGTGATCAGGTGGAAGAGGCCATGGCGACCAGGAGCTTCTCCGCCGCCACGGTCGATGGTGAGCCAGTGCCGGTACGGATGGTGTTCCGGGTGGTCTATGCCGACCTGGAGGGCCAACCTCCTGTCATGTTGCTGCCCAACCTGGGGCACATGCAGGGCGATTTCGGGTATCAGTACAGCGCCCCACAGGAGCGGCTGGACGACCGCAACTGGTACTCCCTGTACCGTAAAAACGACTGGAGCCAGGGCCAGCCCTTCTTCAGCGATGAAGGCGAGTTGACCCGGGTATTGGCCTGGGTGAACGACAGCGGTCGGGTGATTTCGGTGCGCAGCCTGGAGAGCCATAGTGAGCACCGGCGCGATGCCCGGGCGGTGGAGAAAGCCCTTGAGGCTTCTCGCTTCCTGCCCGGCATGGTCAGTGGCAAACCGGAAAAAATGCGTTACGTGGCGGTGCTGCACTACCCGAACTAA